One genomic region from Yamadazyma tenuis chromosome 4, complete sequence encodes:
- the ROK1 gene encoding RNA-dependent ATPase rok1 (COG:A; EggNog:ENOG503NUDA), translating into MDIFRVLSRGASLRKSKQYSADFSLPTQGELSTETRKEKTLQHEIDKETDFFHTKRSTNIEPQDQHQLATDEPANVVTEVPEVPPLQISTEEDAATFRKINKSKVSGNDIPMPIGSFEDLISRYDINKKLLDNLLRSEFVEPTPIQCESVPAILNERDLIACAPTGSGKTLAYLIPLLQKFTATPPVKNSGIKCLIISPTNELATQIFQNLDILSRGFNLKLGILSKQLANKLTEKSVNSDKHDILVATPLRLIGLIKSESINLSKVQNLVVDEADKLFEQGFLQQTDTILATTIPSGVEEICQAIMIDPLRVIIGHKEAASNTIDQKLIFTGNEEGKLLAIRQLIQDGEFKPSIIIFLQSIIRAKSLFHELLYDKLNVDVIHAERTPKQREEVIKRFKNGDIWVLITTDVLARGVDFKGVNLVINYDVPQSAQAYVHRIGRTGRGGKQGKAITFFTKEDNKLVKPIINVMKQSGCESGYSEWMENIDKLTKKDKQLLKKNQITRKGISTVPKVVSHKRKQKQQMIEASKRRKHMETEEAASE; encoded by the exons ATGGATATCTTTAGAGTATTATCAAGAGGTGCCAGCCTTAGGAAAAGCAAACAATATAGTGCAGACTTCTCATTGCCCACTCAAGGTGAGCTCTCCACCGAGACCCGCAAGGAGAAGACCTTACAGCACGAGATCGATAAAGAAACAGATTTCTTCCACACAAAGAGAAGTACCAACATTGAACCACAagatcaacaccaactcgCCACCGATGAACCTGCAAATGTTGTCACTGAGGTACCAGAAGTTCCTCCATTGCAAATATCCACTGAGGAGGACGCAGCTACCTTCCGGAAAATaaacaagtccaaagtgTCTGGGAACGATATTCCGATGCCAATAGgatcttttgaagatttgatttcCCGGTAcgacatcaacaagaaactCCTCGATAATTTGCTCCGCTCCGAGTTCGTTGAACCCACGCCCATTCAGTGTGAATCTGTACCCGCCATCCTAAACGAACGGGATTTAATTGCATGTGCACCTACTGGATCCGGTAAGACCTTAGCATACTTGATACCTTTGTTGCAGAAGTTTACTGCGACGCCGCCGGTGAAGAACTCGGGCATCAAGTGTCTTATCATCTCACCTACTAATGAGTTAGCCACTCAGATTTTCCAGAACTTGGATATCTTGAGCAGAgggttcaacttgaagttgggaatATTGTCCAAGcaattggccaacaagttgactGAAAAATCCGTCAACAGCGACAAACATGACATTCTTGTGGCCACTCCTTTAAGGCTCATTGGCCTCATCAAGAGCGAGTCCATaaacttgtccaaagtgCAAAACTTGGTGGTTGACGAAGCAGATAAGTTGTTTGAGCAGGGATTTCTCCAGCAAACCGATACGATTTTGGCGA CAACCATCCCGTCTGGAGTCGAGGAAATTTGTCAGGCCATCATGATAGACCCATTGAGAGTGATTATTGGTCATAAAGAAGCTGCCAGCAACACCATTGACCAGAAACTCATTTTCACCGGAAACGAAGAGGGAAAGCTTTTGGCCATCAGACAGCTCATTCAAGACGGTGAGTTCAAACCGTCcatcatcattttcttACAGTCCATCATCAGGGCCAAGTCGTTGTTCCATGAATTGTTATACGATAAGCTCAATGTGGATGTGATCCACGCAGAAAGAACCCCTAAACAGCGAGAAGAGGTGATAAAACGGTTCAAAAATGGAGATATCTGGGTTCTTATCACCACTGACGTGTTGGCCAGAGGTGTGGACTTCAAAGGggtcaacttggtgataaacTACGATGTTCCGCAGAGCGCACAAGCGTATGTGCATcgaattggaagaaccgGAAGAGGAGGGAAACAGGGAAAAGCCATCACgttcttcaccaaagaagacaaCAAGCTCGTGAAGCCCATCATAAACGTGATGAAGCAATCGGGATGTGAAAGTGGATATTCAGAGTGGATGGAGAACATAGACAAGCTTACCAAGAAAGACAAgcagttgttgaaaaaaaatcAGATCACCAGAAAGGGAATCAGTACGGTTCCCAAAGTAGTGAGCCACAAGCGTAAGCAGAAGCAGCAGATGATCGAGGcatcaaaaagaagaaagcaTATGGAAACCGAGGAAGCTGCTTCAGAGTAG
- the ATP20 gene encoding ATP synthase subunit G atp20 (COG:C; EggNog:ENOG503P5ST): MSAIVSKATGIVNNAVAKSTYLANQAVYWGKVGAEVGKIVYQKEALAPPSTAQFQQVYNNALKFVQTPALQKEFFQKAANFKPTRECAVKAAVYGTQLLAFFSVGEVIGRRSLFGYPSVGGHH, encoded by the coding sequence ATGTCTGCTATTGTATCTAAAGCTACTGGAATTGTCAACAACGCTGTCGCCAAGTCCACCTATTTGGCTAACCAAGCCGTCTACTGGGGCAAGGTCGGTGCTGAGGTGGGAAAAATCGTCTACCAGAAAGAAGCTTTGGCACCTCCAAGCACCGCTCAATTCCAACAGGTTTACAACAACGCATTGAAGTTTGTCCAAACTCCAGCTTTGCAAAAAGAGTTTTTTCAGAAAGCTGCCAACTTCAAGCCCACCCGGGAATGTGCCGTCAAGGCCGCCGTTTACGGAACTCAGTTATTGGCCTTCTTTTCGGTTGGTGAAGTTATTGGCAGAAGAAGCCTTTTCGGTTACCCTTCTGTTGGTGGCCACCACTAA
- the TMS1 gene encoding Membrane protein tms1 (EggNog:ENOG503NW06; COG:S) codes for MGALVSIPLAGTSTLVSSAASCFGAAACSAFCTSIGGTFQSSILTRITYAFLLLFNSLLSWIALSPYVVHKLEKASFGFINNNCGAEGGQCISFASVHRINLALGALHLLLAGLLINVKSTTNPRAAIQNGWWKLKSLLYVVLILVNFLLIPDGFFVFYGNHIAIIFSTIFIGIGLVLLVDFAHAWAETCLEKIELEELTGDGEYNAGFWKKLLIGGTLLMYVSSIVVTVLMYGFFANKGCSMNITAITLNMLFAIVISGLSINQTVQESNPHAGLAQSSMVVFYCTYLVMSAVASEPDDMNCNPLVRSRGTRTASIVLGAFFTFIAMAYTTTRAAANSAFFDDEESTEMASGLISSQPSGRNEMRYQAIKQAVDEGSLPESALNQLSLYDDEGTAADEERNSVKYNYALFHVIFFLATQYVATLLTINVKQDEVGDFIPVGRTYFSSWVKIISSWVCFALYGWSLVAPVVWPDRFGVQL; via the coding sequence ATGGGAGCATTGGTTTCAATTCCTCTTGCCGGCACGTCGACGTTGGTTTCATCGGCTGCGTCATGTTTCGGTGCCGCTGCCTGTTCCGCCTTCTGTACGTCGATTGGCGGGACGTTCCAGTCGTCTATTCTCACGAGAATAACCTATGCATTTTTATTACTATTCAACTCCCTTCTATCATGGATAGCATTATCACCATACGTGGTGCACAAACTCGAGAAGGCCTCGTTCGgattcatcaacaataactGTGGGGCCGAGGGTGGGCAATGTATCAGCTTTGCTTCTGTGCACAGAATCAACTTGGCGTTAGGGGCTCTCCATTTGCTATTAGCCGGGTTGTTGATAAACGtcaagtccaccaccaacccgCGGGCGGCCATCCAGAACGGCTGGTGGAAGTTAAAACTGTTGTTGTATGTGGTGCTcatcttggtcaatttcttgttgatccCTGATGGGTTCTTTGTGTTTTACGGTAATCACATTGCCATCATATTTTCCACCATATTTATTGGGATAGGGTTGGTTTTGCTTGTCGACTTTGCCCATGCATGGGCCGAGACATGCTTGGAGAAGATCGAGTTGGAGGAGTTGACGGGTGATGGCGAATATAACGCTGGGTTCTGGAAAAAGCTTCTTATCGGAGGTACTTTGCTTATGTACGTTTCCAGTATCGTGGTAACCGTCTTGATGTACGGATTTTTCGCCAACAAAGGGTGCTCGATGAACATCACGGCCATCACGCTCAACATGCTTTTTGCAATCGTGATCTCCGGCTTATCAATTAACCAAACCGTGCAAGAATCCAACCCTCACGCGGGATTAGCCCAGTCGTCCATGGTTGTGTTCTACTGCACATACCTCGTGATGAGTGCAGTGGCGTCCGAGCCCGACGACATGAACTGCAACCCGTTGGTGCGGTCTCGTGGAACCCGTACCGCCAGTATTGTCTTGGGAGCGTTTTTCACGTTTATCGCCATGGCTTATACCACCACGCGAGCAGCTGCCAATTCGGCATTTTTCGACGATGAGGAAAGCACGGAGATGGCCTCAGGCCTCATCAGTTCCCAACCCAGCGGCCGTAACGAAATGCGGTACCAGGCAATTAAACAGGCAGTGGATGAAGGTTCTTTGCCTGAAAGTGCCTTGAATCAGTTGAGTTTGTACGACGACGAGGGAACGGCCGCCGATGAGGAGCGCAATAGTGTCAAATACAACTATGCGTTGTTCCACgtgatcttcttcttggccaCGCAGTATGTGGCTACTTTGTTGACCATTAATGTTAAGCAGGACGAAGTGGGAGACTTTATTCCCGTCGGAAGAACATATTTTTCGAGTTGGGTCAAAATCATTAGCTCGTGGGTTTGCTTTGCATTGTACGGATGGAGCTTAGTTGCTCCAGTTGTATGGCCAGATCGGTTTGGGGTTCAGTTGTAG
- a CDS encoding uncharacterized protein (COG:S; EggNog:ENOG503PDKP), whose amino-acid sequence MSVKEPLLDQQEWEMQTVDPYEDNFAFARLHDLAMNRYRHLISRPQLFDLLQQAYENSLENISEAEQQETLRILREFDPIRWDLLVAYVDANLNYQMFLKRLIMTSTTKGVEISKDRQKIMSWYSFTGKVSPEYSQYQSFAEAHIPKEGRPCLILTFCVLLILLVALSAISVLNFLLKYYTYFVLMVSSSKKTAHEVNNIAEETGEVPHPHELYVPLLTFIPTKSPVLTRPWVLVTSSLIEENFVGLTMSFFTIFYLGKYLENIWGHKDYSYFIACNVLIGNLMVYTLFYTCSWMGQLHEVPPVVVTPMAVIMGFFVAIKQRIPSHYLLFFKGNVRVKIKYLPFLLIVSSFMLSLLSEEFRISFHLSINGFIISWVYLRFFKEGSNEVQSYLLPFSLTRKRSSKKNYKVKKTEPKETPSISTNSSLHLETVPIRGDRTEQFALYTFFPAPVSLVVKAISNIVFNVLAKYNVIDAKSFSLGDSDDDDSEQLMFEDVHKLQSKLFGLSSLNGAQDVSTIAHTNSKFKSVWDWVVGGRGKKAGVNTSMDKRRKQALKEFE is encoded by the exons ATGTCTGTAAAAGAACCGCTTCTTGACCAGCAAGAATGGGAGATGCAAACAGTCGATCCATATGAAGATAACTTTGCATTTGCGCGGTTGCATGATTTGGCGATGAATCGTTATCGTCATCTAATATCAAGACCACAGTTGTTTGATTTGCTACAACAAGCATATGAAAATAGTCTAGAAAACATCAGTGAAGctgaacaacaagaaaccCTTCGTATTCTACGTGAGTTTGATCCCATAAGATGGGACTTGCTTGTTGCATATGTGGATGCAAATTTGAACTACCagatgtttttgaaacGATTAATCATGACATCCACTACCAAGGGGGTGGAAATATCAAAGGACCGCCAAAAGATTATGTCTTGGTACTCCTTTACAGGGAAGGTGTCACCTGAGTATCTGCAGTACCAAAGCTTTGCCGAAGCCCATATTCCAAAGGAGGGCCGCCCCTGCTTGATCTTAACTTTTTGTGTGCTTct CATACTTCTTGTGGCATTGAGCGCCATCTCCGTGCTAAACTTCCTCTTGAAGTACTACACGTACTTTGTGCTCATGGTCTCGTCGTCCAAGAAAACCGCCCACGAGGTTAACAACATTGCAGAAGAAACTGGCGAGGTGCCTCATCCACATGAACTATATGTGCCATTGTTGACGTTCATACCGACAAAGTCCCCCGTTCTCACAAGACCCTGGGTGCTTGTAACCAGCAGTTTGATCGAGGAGAACTTTGTGGGCTTGACTATGAGCTTCTTCACCATTTTCTACTTGGGCAAGTACCTAGAGAACATCTGGGGCCACAAAGACTATTCCTACTTCATTGCCTGTAACGTGTTGATTGGCAACTTGATGGTGTATACGCTATTCTATACGTGTCTGTGGATGGGCCAGTTGCATGAGGTGCCTccggtggtggtgacaCCCATGGCAGTGATAATGGGGTTTTTTGTGGCTATCAAGCAGAGAATCCCCTCTCATTACttactcttcttcaagggCAATGTGAGGGTTAAGATCAAGTACTTGCCGTTTTTGTTGATCGTATCGAGCTTTATGTTGCTGCTTTTGAGTGAAGAATTTCGAATACTGTTCCATTTGTCGATCAACGGGTTTATCATCAGTTGGGTGTACCTCCGGTTCTTCAAAGAGGGTTCCAACGAAGTACAGTCTTACTTGCTTCCGTTTCTGCTCACGAGAAAACGGTcaagcaagaagaactaTAAGGTCAAGAAGACGGAGCCCAAAGAAACCCCCAGCATATCCACCAACTCGAGTCTTCATTTGGAGACAGTGCCCATCAGAGGTGACCGAACCGAGCAGTTTGCATTGTACACTTTTTTCCCGGCTCCGGTGTCACTAGTGGTGAAGGCCATTTCAAATATAGTGTTCAACGTACTAGCCAAGTATAATGTCATCGATGCCAAAAGCTTTCTGCTAGGCGACCTGGATGACGATGACAGTGAACAGTTGATGTTTGAAGAcgtccacaaactccagTCCAAGCTCTTTGGGTTGTCTTCGTTGAATGGTGCCCAAGATGTGTCTACCATTGCACACACCAATTCCAAATTCAAGTCGGTTTGGGACTGGGTAGTGGGTGGCCGGGGGAAGAAGGCTGGCGTCAATACCAGCATGGACAAGAGAAGGAAACAGGCCCTCAAAGAGTTTGAGTAG
- the HPA3_1 gene encoding D-amino-acid N-acetyltransferase (EggNog:ENOG503P61M; COG:E): MISIRPIAPKDKHEWWKLWCDPDESYLQTTGSLASVSPSTTETTFSRFLDPRVPLYAAVAQDSNGNLIGFATYLTHLGTKLTQENMYLGDLYVSPSNRQKGAGRKLLEFVFSEADRLNCPGCFWTTDKDNQTAQRLYNKVGVQADFVLYRRA; this comes from the coding sequence ATGATATCCATAAGACCCATTGCACCCAAAGATAAACACGAGTGGTGGAAGCTCTGGTGCGACCCCGACGAATCGTACCTCCAGACCACCGGGTCGCTCGCCAGCGTCTCGCCACTGACTACCGAAACCACCTTTTCCCGGTTTCTTGATCCTAGAGTGCCATTATACGCGGCCGTCGCACAAGACTCAAATGGTAATTTGATAGGGTTTGCCACATACCTCACCCACTTGGGTACGAAGCTCACACAAGAGAACATGTACCTCGGTGACTTGTACGTCAGTCCTTCGAACCGCCAGAAAGGTGCTGGTAGAAAGCTACTTGAATTCGTGTTTAGTGAGGCCGATCGACTTAACTGTCCCGGCTGCTTCTGGACCACCGATAAGGATAACCAGACAGCACAGCGGTTGTACAACAAGGTTGGGGTGCAAGCGGATTTCGTGCTCTACAGACGAGCTTAA